In Aliarcobacter faecis, a genomic segment contains:
- a CDS encoding flagellar hook-length control protein FliK: MLISGSAALNILLANNNKVLNDVLKEADSKVLENIIKEDPKAQTTASKVIKELFENIKDGSKSSTSIENILKNSTIFKELGNVSTNLATLSNLLEDVESSDSLAKFKPLIENLSKNIKDLDATTLKEQIKNSGVFLENKLANTQNTKIENILKDIQSLIKTIETPVSKQINEQITKILQDISNPKTSTTNQNATIQNTQNQTQTQVQVSTQTNTPTATQNLLQTQTTQNTQVQVSTQTQQTQNIVNTANQNINTNIVQANQNLTQNQVTQNFTTPTNNQIQITQNAQVQVSQTQVSTQTQQIQNIVNTVNQNTNTNIVQANQNLAQNQATQNFTSPNSTPLQITVKEPILNNPLSNSLKTLTQNLQTLSTNLNPKELENLTNLTNLTKELKTATNQASLVESKFENSSIIQTKQPILNQQNIIQNLEKNINQNINQTIQTPQNQSQVQIQNLQQNIFNAQNQQININQNLTQVNIPISQNQVQSTQAFLNQIQNQIKQSMDTPQITTQNSLNIETQSNRVNPNINQTPEEIAVKEQITKETKELLVQIRDEIAKNPTISQNKNILPVIDNLLKMQNLFIKNENIQNMLENKQLTQSLNQNNLSTFSNNFASNLSPLLNSLKESLNSLSNPNILNIQNHLSKTINKVEHIISNLESENEIKTTSKDDMKTVLLQLKEELATKTDIKSQDILKQVDKILTQIDFYQLNSLVSNSNFVYVPFFWEMLEDGSINIKKAEEDKFYCQINLTLKDFGKVDLLLGLYDKNKMDLTIYAQRDHFKVAIRDNIQDLKIALNSVNIIPVNIKLLDMKENLEDNPTSNYISNTFNQNITSGIDIKA; the protein is encoded by the coding sequence ATGTTAATATCAGGGAGTGCAGCTTTAAATATTTTATTAGCAAACAATAATAAAGTTTTAAATGATGTACTAAAAGAGGCTGATTCAAAAGTTCTTGAAAATATTATAAAAGAAGATCCAAAAGCACAAACAACTGCTAGTAAAGTTATAAAAGAGCTATTTGAAAATATAAAAGATGGTTCAAAATCTTCAACTTCAATAGAGAATATTTTAAAAAACTCAACAATTTTTAAAGAGTTAGGAAATGTATCTACAAATCTTGCAACTTTATCAAATCTTTTAGAAGATGTAGAAAGTAGCGATAGTTTGGCAAAATTCAAACCATTAATCGAGAATTTATCAAAAAATATAAAAGATTTAGATGCTACAACTTTAAAAGAACAGATAAAAAATTCTGGAGTTTTTCTTGAAAACAAACTTGCAAATACTCAAAATACAAAAATAGAAAATATTTTAAAAGATATTCAAAGCCTAATAAAAACTATTGAAACTCCTGTTTCAAAGCAAATAAATGAACAAATAACAAAAATTTTACAAGATATTTCCAATCCAAAAACTTCTACTACAAATCAAAATGCTACAATACAAAATACTCAAAATCAAACTCAGACACAAGTTCAAGTATCTACACAAACAAATACACCAACAGCTACACAAAATTTGCTTCAAACACAAACAACACAAAATACTCAAGTACAAGTTTCAACTCAAACTCAACAAACTCAAAATATTGTAAATACAGCAAATCAAAATATTAATACAAACATTGTACAAGCAAACCAAAATTTAACTCAAAATCAAGTAACTCAAAACTTTACAACACCAACTAATAATCAAATACAAATAACTCAAAATGCTCAAGTACAAGTTTCACAAACCCAAGTTTCAACTCAAACTCAACAAATACAAAATATTGTAAATACAGTAAATCAAAATACTAATACAAATATTGTACAAGCAAACCAAAATTTAGCTCAAAATCAAGCAACTCAAAACTTTACAAGCCCAAATAGTACTCCTTTACAAATTACAGTAAAAGAGCCTATTTTAAATAACCCTTTGTCAAATAGTTTAAAAACTCTAACTCAAAATCTTCAAACTTTAAGTACAAATTTAAATCCAAAAGAGTTAGAAAATCTTACAAATCTTACAAATCTTACAAAAGAGCTAAAAACAGCTACAAATCAAGCTTCTTTAGTCGAATCAAAATTTGAAAATAGTTCAATCATACAAACAAAACAACCTATATTAAATCAACAAAATATAATACAAAATTTAGAAAAGAATATAAATCAAAACATTAATCAAACTATACAAACACCTCAAAATCAAAGCCAAGTACAAATTCAGAATTTACAACAAAATATTTTTAATGCACAAAACCAACAAATAAATATAAATCAAAATTTAACTCAAGTAAATATTCCTATTTCACAAAATCAAGTACAAAGCACTCAAGCATTTTTAAATCAAATACAAAATCAAATAAAACAAAGTATGGATACTCCTCAAATAACTACACAAAATTCATTAAATATAGAAACACAATCAAATAGAGTAAATCCAAATATAAACCAAACACCAGAAGAGATAGCTGTAAAAGAGCAAATTACAAAAGAGACAAAAGAGCTTTTAGTTCAAATAAGAGATGAAATAGCAAAAAATCCAACTATCTCTCAAAATAAAAATATTCTACCAGTTATTGATAATCTACTAAAAATGCAAAATCTTTTTATAAAAAATGAGAATATACAAAATATGTTAGAAAATAAACAACTAACTCAAAGCCTAAATCAAAATAATTTAAGCACATTTTCAAATAATTTTGCTTCAAATTTATCTCCATTATTAAATAGTTTAAAAGAGAGTTTAAATAGTTTATCAAATCCAAATATCTTAAATATTCAAAATCATCTATCAAAAACTATAAATAAAGTCGAACATATAATTTCAAATTTAGAGAGTGAAAATGAGATAAAAACAACATCAAAAGATGATATGAAAACAGTTTTATTACAATTAAAAGAGGAGTTAGCAACAAAAACTGATATAAAATCACAAGATATTTTAAAACAAGTAGATAAGATTTTAACTCAAATAGATTTTTATCAATTAAACTCTTTAGTTTCAAATTCAAACTTTGTTTATGTTCCATTTTTTTGGGAAATGCTTGAAGATGGTTCTATAAATATAAAAAAAGCAGAAGAAGATAAGTTCTATTGCCAAATCAATCTTACTTTAAAAGATTTTGGTAAAGTTGATTTATTGCTAGGTTTATATGACAAAAATAAAATGGATTTAACAATATATGCACAAAGAGACCACTTTAAAGTAGCAATTAGAGATAACATTCAAGATTTAAAAATTGCTTTAAATAGTGTTAATATAATCCCTGTAAATATAAAACTTCTTGATATGAAAGAGAATCTTGAAGATAATCCAACAAGTAACTATATAAGTAATACTTTTAATCAAAATATCACTTCAGGAATAGATATAAAGGCTTAA
- a CDS encoding EscU/YscU/HrcU family type III secretion system export apparatus switch protein: MDKKIDENFMQKAVALQYDIEKDNAPMITAKGVGATATNIIKIAKDNNIPIQKDEDLVELLSKIDIDKEIPSSMYKAVAEIFSFIYDLSKKR, translated from the coding sequence ATGGATAAAAAAATAGATGAAAACTTTATGCAAAAAGCAGTAGCCCTACAATACGATATAGAAAAAGACAATGCTCCAATGATTACAGCCAAAGGAGTAGGAGCAACGGCTACAAATATAATAAAAATAGCAAAAGATAACAATATTCCAATTCAAAAAGATGAAGATTTAGTAGAGCTTTTATCAAAAATAGATATTGATAAAGAGATTCCATCTTCTATGTACAAAGCTGTTGCAGAAATTTTCTCTTTTATTTATGATCTTTCAAAAAAAAGATAA
- the mrdA gene encoding penicillin-binding protein 2 yields MNLRLNLIYIFIVIILITLLSRVYFLSVKSNTYYEELSKNNYINRINKTPIRGIIEDRNGEKIAINEMGFSISIKPHLRGEKKKEELEKIIDLITKHLPNLEKEKLIKTYLKEDSAYNHNFITIVDYIPYDEFFTKYTILASHEDIKIDSSTKRFYPFKEAASHIIGYTGRASKNDILNNDIAKYTGIVGKNGIEKYYNKKLQGELGYKDVKVNAYNKEIETLEEKEASINNNIKISIDIKLQQYLQEIFIGKSGSIIIMDATNGEILAAASFPEYDSNIFARGISQEEWDKMKNDFNHPFTNKITNGLYPPGSVIKMGVALAFLENGISENFSVNCTGSLPIGNRNFRCWKTTGHGHIGFRSSLEQSCDDFYYKGSLRLGINKISQTLDKLGIGKATGVDLNNEFSGINPNKEWEENRLKQPWYVGETVITSIGQGNMLTTPLQIARYTSYIATGKLPKPHFNKAHFEEPKELDIPSKYLDTMRKGMYDVSYGERGTARKYLTSKVPIATKTGTAQVVSIPQSEKVRMKESEMEYYQRSHAWITSYGPYKNPKYVVTILQEHGGGGGSATGEVLSKIYNKLLDLGYITLDN; encoded by the coding sequence TTGAATTTAAGACTAAATTTAATCTATATTTTTATCGTAATAATTCTTATAACTTTACTTTCAAGAGTATATTTTTTATCTGTTAAGTCAAATACATATTATGAAGAGTTATCAAAAAACAACTATATCAATAGAATTAATAAAACTCCAATTCGAGGAATTATTGAAGATAGAAATGGAGAAAAAATAGCTATAAATGAGATGGGATTCTCTATTTCAATAAAACCCCATTTAAGAGGAGAAAAGAAAAAAGAGGAGCTGGAAAAGATAATTGATTTAATTACAAAACATCTTCCAAACTTAGAAAAAGAAAAACTTATTAAAACTTACCTAAAAGAAGATTCAGCATATAATCATAACTTTATAACTATTGTAGATTATATTCCTTATGATGAATTTTTCACAAAATATACGATTTTAGCATCTCATGAAGATATAAAAATAGACTCTTCAACAAAAAGATTTTACCCTTTTAAAGAGGCGGCTTCACATATTATTGGTTATACAGGGAGAGCCTCTAAAAATGATATTTTGAATAATGATATTGCAAAATATACAGGAATTGTTGGAAAGAATGGAATAGAAAAATATTACAATAAAAAGCTTCAAGGAGAGCTAGGATATAAAGATGTAAAAGTAAATGCTTACAATAAAGAGATTGAAACATTAGAAGAGAAAGAAGCATCTATAAACAATAATATAAAAATTTCTATTGATATAAAACTACAACAATATCTACAAGAGATTTTTATAGGTAAAAGTGGTTCTATTATAATTATGGATGCTACAAATGGAGAAATTTTAGCAGCTGCTTCTTTTCCAGAGTATGACAGCAATATCTTTGCTAGGGGAATTTCTCAAGAGGAGTGGGATAAGATGAAAAATGACTTTAACCACCCATTTACAAATAAGATTACAAATGGTCTTTATCCTCCAGGATCTGTTATAAAAATGGGAGTTGCTTTAGCATTTTTAGAAAATGGTATAAGTGAGAATTTCTCTGTAAACTGTACTGGTTCATTACCAATAGGAAATAGAAATTTTAGATGCTGGAAAACAACAGGACATGGACATATAGGTTTTAGAAGCTCTTTGGAACAAAGTTGTGATGATTTTTACTATAAAGGAAGTCTAAGACTAGGAATAAATAAGATTTCCCAAACTTTAGATAAATTAGGAATTGGAAAAGCAACAGGAGTTGATTTAAACAATGAATTCTCTGGAATAAATCCAAATAAAGAGTGGGAAGAGAATAGATTAAAACAACCTTGGTATGTCGGAGAGACTGTAATTACCTCTATTGGTCAAGGAAATATGCTTACAACTCCTCTTCAAATAGCAAGATATACTAGCTATATTGCAACAGGAAAGCTTCCAAAACCTCACTTCAATAAAGCTCATTTTGAAGAACCAAAAGAGCTTGATATTCCTTCAAAATATCTAGATACTATGAGAAAAGGGATGTATGATGTATCTTATGGAGAAAGAGGAACAGCTAGAAAATATCTAACTTCAAAAGTCCCAATAGCTACGAAAACAGGAACAGCACAAGTTGTAAGTATTCCACAATCTGAAAAAGTTAGAATGAAAGAGAGTGAAATGGAATATTATCAAAGATCTCACGCTTGGATTACAAGTTATGGTCCATATAAAAATCCTAAATATGTAGTAACAATTCTACAAGAACATGGTGGTGGTGGGGGAAGTGCCACAGGGGAAGTTCTAAGTAAAATATATAATAAACTCTTAGACTTAGGATATATCACTTTGGATAATTAA
- the fliP gene encoding flagellar type III secretion system pore protein FliP (The bacterial flagellar biogenesis protein FliP forms a type III secretion system (T3SS)-type pore required for flagellar assembly.) translates to MVNLSVAAIEEPAQFVKTINIAIFLALLVLAPTLLLMVTSFTRFIIVFSLLRQAMGLQQTPPTQIIISLALIMTIFIMEPYAKKSWETAISPYMEEKIGYDVAIEKGIQPFKEFMIKNTRESDLALFYRIKKEENPKNIEDVSITLLMPAFIVSELRTAFEIGFLIFLPFLVIDIIVASILMSLGMMMLPPVMISLPIKIIFFITIDGWQLIIGNLAQSFK, encoded by the coding sequence ATGGTAAATTTATCAGTTGCAGCAATTGAAGAACCAGCACAGTTTGTAAAAACTATTAATATTGCGATATTCTTAGCCCTTTTAGTGTTAGCTCCAACTTTACTTTTAATGGTTACATCTTTTACAAGATTTATTATAGTTTTTTCACTTTTAAGACAAGCTATGGGGCTTCAACAAACTCCACCAACACAAATAATTATCTCTTTAGCACTTATAATGACAATTTTTATTATGGAACCTTATGCTAAAAAATCTTGGGAAACTGCTATTTCTCCATATATGGAAGAAAAAATAGGATACGATGTAGCAATAGAAAAAGGGATACAACCTTTTAAAGAGTTTATGATAAAAAATACAAGAGAATCTGATTTAGCTCTATTTTATAGAATAAAAAAAGAGGAAAACCCAAAAAATATAGAAGATGTTTCAATCACACTTTTAATGCCTGCCTTTATTGTTTCAGAACTTAGAACTGCTTTTGAAATAGGATTTTTAATATTCTTACCATTTTTAGTTATTGATATTATTGTTGCTTCTATTTTAATGAGTTTAGGTATGATGATGTTACCACCAGTTATGATTTCACTACCTATAAAGATTATTTTCTTTATTACTATTGATGGTTGGCAATTAATAATAGGGAATTTAGCACAATCCTTTAAGTAG
- a CDS encoding HD domain-containing phosphohydrolase — protein sequence MKRIFYISFIFIILLLISYYLYFLPTIKNISNKVYLEKSEQMKELFREEVKKKYGRTDVLTYILSEDKKIIEALIKKDRTLLNYENTLKQIENLADYKNLWIQIIDKNGYSFYRSWTEDVGDHAASARLDIVEMMKNPRPIKGISVGRFDLTFKTMFPLYNNGEYIGLIELVSKFNSIDKTLKEQKIEPLMVVDEDYTPRFIKPFTNLFIGNNYVANINASADLIKRVEKNGLKKFLYIKNYILFDNYLVTTDEIKDIHGGEMGFFILFFDEKYLDKSAITEFEKHYLVQIAIFSIIYLLAILYLLNRNYTKKLNLEVLRKTALINEQKLELESLLEIYDKNVIFSKTDLKGVITHASEAFCKISGYSKKELIGKPHNIVRHPDMAKDIFKKMWNELSKKEKTTYEIKNLRKDETSYWVLADIGPEYDKNGKHIGYFAIREDISANKELEEVQKDIIFTMGSIAEFRSKETGEHIKRVAKYSKVLALAYGLDETEASMIELASPMHDIGKIAIPDNILNKSTKLTVEEFEIIKTHTTRGYKILKVSSRPLLKMASIIAYSHHEKYDGTGYPQGLKGEDIPLYGRITAIADVFDALSQDRCYKKAWHIDDILEYIIKEKGTYFDPILVNLFFKNIDKILEIKEQYKDKI from the coding sequence ATGAAAAGAATTTTCTATATATCTTTCATTTTTATAATTTTACTACTTATCTCATACTATTTATATTTTCTCCCAACAATTAAAAATATTTCAAATAAGGTTTACTTAGAAAAAAGTGAACAGATGAAAGAGTTATTCCGTGAAGAAGTTAAGAAAAAATATGGAAGAACTGATGTCCTTACTTATATACTAAGTGAAGATAAAAAAATAATTGAAGCTCTCATAAAAAAAGATAGAACTCTATTAAATTATGAAAATACTTTAAAACAGATAGAAAATCTAGCAGATTATAAAAATCTTTGGATACAAATTATAGATAAAAATGGCTACAGTTTTTACAGAAGTTGGACTGAAGATGTAGGAGATCATGCTGCTTCTGCTAGATTAGATATTGTTGAGATGATGAAAAATCCAAGACCAATAAAAGGTATTAGTGTAGGAAGATTTGATTTAACTTTTAAAACTATGTTTCCCCTTTATAATAATGGTGAATACATAGGTCTAATAGAGTTGGTTTCTAAATTTAACTCTATTGATAAAACTTTAAAAGAGCAAAAAATAGAACCTTTAATGGTTGTAGATGAAGATTATACCCCTAGATTTATAAAGCCATTTACAAATCTATTTATAGGGAATAACTATGTTGCAAATATTAATGCTTCTGCTGATTTAATAAAAAGAGTTGAAAAAAATGGACTTAAGAAATTTTTATATATAAAGAATTATATTTTATTTGATAATTATTTAGTTACAACTGATGAGATAAAAGATATTCATGGTGGAGAAATGGGATTTTTTATCCTATTTTTTGATGAAAAATATTTAGATAAATCAGCGATTACAGAGTTTGAAAAACATTATTTAGTACAAATTGCAATATTTTCAATTATATATCTTTTAGCCATTTTATATCTTTTAAATAGAAACTATACAAAAAAATTAAATTTAGAAGTTTTAAGAAAAACAGCTTTAATAAATGAACAAAAATTGGAACTTGAATCACTATTAGAAATATATGATAAAAATGTAATTTTTTCTAAAACTGATTTAAAAGGAGTTATTACTCATGCTAGTGAAGCTTTTTGCAAAATTAGTGGTTACTCAAAAAAGGAACTAATAGGGAAACCCCATAATATTGTAAGACATCCTGATATGGCAAAAGATATATTCAAAAAAATGTGGAATGAACTTTCAAAAAAAGAAAAAACAACTTATGAAATTAAAAATTTAAGAAAAGATGAAACTTCTTATTGGGTTCTTGCTGATATTGGACCTGAATATGATAAAAATGGAAAACACATAGGCTATTTTGCGATAAGAGAAGATATATCTGCAAATAAAGAGCTAGAAGAGGTTCAAAAAGATATCATTTTTACAATGGGTTCTATTGCTGAATTTAGATCAAAAGAGACTGGTGAACATATAAAAAGAGTAGCAAAATACTCAAAAGTTTTAGCTCTTGCTTATGGTTTAGATGAAACAGAAGCATCAATGATTGAACTTGCAAGCCCAATGCACGATATTGGGAAAATTGCTATTCCTGATAATATTTTAAATAAATCAACAAAATTAACAGTCGAAGAGTTTGAAATTATAAAAACTCATACTACAAGAGGATATAAAATTTTAAAAGTTTCATCAAGACCTCTTTTAAAAATGGCTTCAATAATTGCATATTCTCACCATGAGAAATATGATGGAACAGGCTATCCACAAGGATTAAAAGGTGAAGACATTCCATTATATGGAAGAATTACTGCAATTGCTGATGTTTTTGATGCCTTATCACAAGATAGATGCTATAAAAAAGCTTGGCATATTGATGATATTTTAGAGTATATTATTAAAGAAAAAGGAACTTATTTCGATCCAATTTTAGTTAATCTATTTTTTAAAAATATTGATAAAATTTTAGAAATCAAAGAACAGTATAAAGATAAAATTTAG
- a CDS encoding TolC family protein, translated as MKKIYLSLLISNLCFSQTINFPDTLKQSLENSKDLKKQEINIQIAKEDSKNIDFMNYGKLSLNSNISRTNHAGYVFMGKLSSREATFRDFGAGEFNPTNPNVLNVEPKDLNYPDDITSINSFVSYDLPLFTGFKLENYKDISKLQEKANELLYNLDKKNLEFEVLKAYNGAVLAKDFIKTMQSAKKSIDFIYNGAMEFHKNGLVTKIDVNEAKVYMLNVNSKLIQAQNNFDLAIAYLKFLTSNDNISDVEEIENLYFNLENQDELYKKALEKRDEVSLQNISIKANEKNINAQKSTYYPQVFTHLEYGVNDDRFTTSKDKDYYMALLGVSLTIFDGTRSALVEKARLEALKAKLDFEKLKDGIKLELEKAILDYKTKQAVLKEKIEAKELANEVLTQAKLQYKNRLISMTTLLNQETNFEQSQTMLLEAIYENSLALAKLNLVLGDNLKKDFEK; from the coding sequence ATGAAGAAAATTTATCTTAGCTTATTAATTTCTAATCTCTGTTTTTCTCAAACTATAAATTTTCCTGATACTCTAAAACAATCATTAGAAAATAGTAAAGATTTAAAAAAACAAGAGATAAATATACAAATAGCAAAAGAGGATAGTAAAAATATAGATTTTATGAACTATGGAAAACTATCATTAAACTCAAATATTAGTCGAACAAATCATGCTGGATATGTTTTTATGGGAAAATTATCAAGTAGAGAAGCAACATTTAGAGATTTTGGAGCAGGAGAGTTTAATCCTACAAATCCTAATGTATTAAATGTAGAGCCAAAAGATTTAAACTATCCAGATGATATAACATCAATAAACAGTTTTGTAAGCTATGATTTACCACTTTTTACTGGTTTTAAACTAGAAAACTATAAAGATATTTCAAAACTCCAAGAAAAAGCAAATGAACTTTTATATAATCTTGATAAAAAAAATCTGGAGTTTGAAGTATTAAAAGCTTATAACGGTGCAGTTTTAGCAAAAGATTTTATAAAAACTATGCAAAGTGCAAAAAAAAGTATAGATTTTATTTACAATGGAGCAATGGAGTTTCATAAAAATGGTCTTGTTACAAAAATTGATGTAAATGAAGCAAAAGTTTATATGTTAAATGTAAACTCAAAATTAATCCAAGCTCAAAATAATTTTGATTTAGCAATAGCATACCTAAAGTTTTTAACTTCAAATGATAATATAAGTGATGTAGAAGAGATTGAAAATCTATATTTTAATTTAGAAAATCAAGATGAATTGTACAAAAAAGCCTTAGAAAAAAGAGATGAAGTATCTTTACAAAATATCTCTATAAAAGCAAATGAAAAAAATATAAATGCACAAAAAAGTACCTACTATCCACAAGTTTTTACTCATTTAGAGTATGGAGTAAATGATGATAGATTTACAACTTCTAAAGATAAAGATTACTATATGGCACTTTTAGGAGTTAGTTTAACAATTTTTGATGGAACAAGAAGTGCTTTAGTTGAGAAAGCAAGACTTGAAGCTTTAAAAGCAAAACTTGATTTTGAAAAGCTAAAAGATGGAATAAAACTAGAACTTGAAAAAGCAATTTTAGATTACAAAACTAAACAAGCCGTTTTAAAAGAGAAAATAGAGGCAAAAGAACTAGCAAATGAGGTCTTAACTCAAGCAAAACTTCAATATAAAAATAGATTAATCTCTATGACAACTCTACTTAATCAAGAAACAAACTTTGAACAGAGTCAAACTATGCTTTTAGAAGCAATTTATGAAAACTCTCTAGCTTTAGCCAAACTAAACTTAGTTTTAGGAGATAATTTGAAAAAGGATTTTGAAAAATGA
- a CDS encoding efflux RND transporter periplasmic adaptor subunit, giving the protein MKKLLFLAIFTLNIFANTLQLDGIVESQNEKVISSKMMGYITKIYVNEGDSVKKGQLLYEIDPTDIIHNSDILKSQIKNLELNLKRYKDLLNQDLVSKFEYEQLELNLITAKAKLSELNANFNYLKVKASNNALVIKKSIKEGEMAMPAMPHLILTDLDDLIIKSNIAESNLKNIKLNQEVDIEIPSQEFKTKGKIVAIYPNIVSNAHSFSIKISFDKKDFQIYPNMYAKISINLDKKDE; this is encoded by the coding sequence ATGAAAAAACTACTATTTTTAGCAATATTTACACTAAATATCTTTGCAAATACTTTACAACTTGATGGAATAGTTGAATCACAAAATGAGAAAGTTATCTCAAGTAAAATGATGGGATATATTACAAAAATCTATGTAAATGAAGGTGATAGTGTAAAAAAAGGGCAACTATTATATGAAATAGACCCAACAGATATTATTCACAATAGTGATATTTTAAAAAGCCAAATAAAAAATCTTGAATTAAATCTAAAAAGATACAAAGATTTATTAAATCAAGATTTAGTTTCAAAATTTGAATATGAGCAGTTAGAATTAAATTTAATAACTGCAAAAGCAAAATTAAGTGAATTAAATGCAAACTTTAATTACTTAAAAGTAAAAGCCTCAAACAATGCTTTGGTTATTAAAAAATCAATTAAAGAGGGAGAGATGGCAATGCCAGCAATGCCTCACTTAATCTTAACAGATTTAGATGATTTGATAATCAAATCAAATATTGCCGAATCAAACCTAAAGAATATAAAATTAAATCAAGAAGTAGATATAGAAATCCCTTCTCAAGAGTTTAAAACAAAAGGAAAAATAGTTGCAATTTATCCAAATATTGTCTCAAATGCACACTCATTTTCCATAAAAATCTCTTTTGATAAAAAAGATTTCCAAATTTATCCAAATATGTATGCAAAAATATCTATAAATTTGGACAAAAAAGATGAATAA